A single genomic interval of Tepidibacillus fermentans harbors:
- a CDS encoding peptidyl-prolyl cis-trans isomerase: protein MGKKQWALLSLLAVIALGSFLLFYREKKEEIVATVDGEKITETQFFEEMKRLYGKEVLNDYINRQVIFKAAKKYGIQVDQKDIEREYMKLQDGYDSEGDMTTDLKEQIGLNKDELLENVKFYLLWEELATKDVVISEEDLKAYYQEHPEQFRESTKVHLQQIVVEDKQSALQVIKELKNGSNFNTLAQEKSLDLLTACKGGDLGFIRLDDAALSPAIRNEVKNLKIGEISKPIPVEGGYAIIQIVDRREARNFPYEEVKNEIRRELALNQINSLPEVLEQLKKEMRVTIYDETLK from the coding sequence ATGGGGAAAAAACAATGGGCTCTTTTGAGTCTACTCGCAGTGATTGCCCTCGGTTCATTTTTGTTATTTTATAGAGAGAAAAAAGAAGAGATTGTAGCAACCGTTGATGGTGAGAAGATCACAGAAACTCAATTTTTTGAGGAAATGAAACGACTTTATGGTAAGGAAGTTCTCAATGATTATATTAATCGACAAGTGATTTTTAAGGCAGCAAAAAAATATGGTATTCAAGTCGATCAAAAAGATATTGAACGTGAGTATATGAAATTACAAGATGGATACGATTCAGAAGGAGATATGACCACTGATTTAAAAGAACAAATAGGTTTAAATAAGGATGAACTTTTAGAAAATGTGAAGTTTTATTTACTTTGGGAAGAATTAGCGACAAAAGATGTTGTGATTTCAGAGGAAGATTTGAAAGCATATTATCAAGAACACCCAGAACAATTTAGAGAATCTACGAAGGTGCACCTTCAACAGATTGTAGTGGAAGATAAACAGTCAGCCCTACAAGTAATCAAAGAGTTGAAAAATGGGTCCAATTTTAATACATTAGCTCAAGAAAAATCGTTGGATCTCTTAACAGCCTGTAAGGGTGGAGATTTAGGGTTTATCAGATTAGATGATGCTGCTTTATCCCCAGCTATACGAAACGAAGTGAAGAATTTGAAAATTGGCGAAATCAGTAAACCTATACCTGTAGAGGGAGGTTATGCGATTATTCAAATCGTCGATCGAAGAGAGGCTAGAAATTTCCCTTATGAAGAGGTAAAGAACGAGATACGGAGGGAATTGGCCCTAAATCAGATCAATTCCTTACCAGAGGTTTTAGAACAATTAAAAAAAGAAATGCGAGTTACTATTTATGATGAAACCCTGAAGTGA
- the hslO gene encoding Hsp33 family molecular chaperone HslO, protein MKDYLIKALAFEGKIRAYAIRSTHLVNELQKSHQTTPVASAALGRAATVGAMMGAMLKGEERLTIQIKGDGPIGQIIIDANAKGIVRGYITNGQVDLPLNEKGKLDVASAVGKGHLYVIKDLGLKDYYVGSVPLISGELGEDFTYYFAHSEQIPSAVGVGVLVNPDYQIRAAGGFIIQILPGMSDDDIQFVEQRLAELNSVTNLIDQGLSPEQILESLLGEIKILEQLDIKFQCNCSHERIDQMLIGLGKEEIENMIEKEGKAEITCQFCNKKYHYDKEDLERLLLHFS, encoded by the coding sequence GTTACAAAAAAGTCATCAAACGACTCCAGTAGCCAGTGCGGCTTTAGGCAGAGCTGCGACTGTTGGAGCAATGATGGGGGCAATGTTAAAAGGAGAGGAAAGATTAACGATTCAGATCAAAGGTGATGGTCCGATTGGGCAAATTATCATCGATGCCAATGCAAAAGGGATCGTAAGAGGATATATTACCAATGGTCAGGTAGACTTACCGTTAAATGAAAAAGGAAAATTAGATGTAGCGTCTGCAGTCGGAAAAGGTCATTTATATGTCATTAAGGATTTAGGGCTAAAAGATTATTATGTGGGTAGTGTTCCTCTCATCTCTGGCGAATTAGGAGAAGATTTTACTTATTATTTTGCGCATTCGGAGCAGATTCCATCTGCTGTCGGGGTAGGAGTTCTTGTCAACCCCGATTATCAAATCCGAGCTGCAGGAGGATTTATCATTCAAATCTTACCTGGAATGAGCGATGACGATATCCAATTTGTCGAACAAAGGTTGGCTGAATTGAATTCCGTAACCAATCTGATCGATCAGGGATTATCTCCTGAACAAATTCTTGAAAGCTTACTAGGAGAGATTAAAATTTTAGAACAACTCGATATCAAGTTCCAATGTAATTGTTCTCATGAGCGGATCGATCAGATGTTAATTGGATTAGGAAAAGAAGAGATCGAAAATATGATTGAAAAAGAAGGGAAAGCAGAGATTACCTGTCAATTCTGCAATAAAAAATATCATTACGATAAAGAGGATTTAGAACGTCTACTGCTTCACTTTTCCTAA